One Edaphobacter lichenicola DNA window includes the following coding sequences:
- a CDS encoding glycosyl hydrolase family 28-related protein: MRRLCQFVLLLSSLPTVAATYTVTSPHLTMHAGDPLPPLIFNISAYSGSYASHFKGSPELTTAATSHSRPGSYPIVIKQGSMAAVDGSELKFVNGVLDVIPADDIGARLTNGISYPPGFFSGPGDYALLNVTNNPTANLVGDCVTDNAANFAKLLSQNGKRIPTTRNGGGAPLNLYFPPGCYATSQPLTIYGSFWHLWGAGPQQSIIKLLPNSPVFNTGSPTQFFSPQSAGGNENFSEYLFNLGFEIGAGNPNAVPVTTVQNNSGVFRNVQIWADDSNCPYAMNFRRGFPGPAFFKNIAIYGCQNAISSNQSEYNATFEGLTTEGQTSTAINLQAFKMSIRHWLNDNPSTALAAAGSTTANVSILDSKFVNGSPSTPGITVASGSSVYIKNLASNGYNPTENDSGSGTPVARNGNISQAWTGNPQSVFNATQSPDSLHIPVNETPTPSDPPVNTWTKLGDEVTTWPAQIAGSRSTTVYTAPGVYTTSGTTNITVPDTVNHLQFFQSKFQNGKPQIVLTIAGKSTTPLILDGCPYESCQVVHTSARPVVILDSTLTSYTSSNGAGDLYLEDDELNYLNTGFPTFYPSQHVWARQLDLEQSQNQKFLCQGGTLWMLGYKTEQASPSIVLTNKAQAEVFGFFFYQNRGPLQPVSANIYLTDSSLFATGWTKVDVPGRGQPNWVIENQSGRSSTFATHDTMTSQQLNVFYSYGGDTPTRAKLRAVGSPTRNQNQK; the protein is encoded by the coding sequence ATGAGAAGACTTTGTCAGTTCGTACTCCTGCTATCGTCTCTTCCAACGGTGGCCGCAACCTACACCGTCACCTCACCCCATCTCACCATGCACGCGGGCGACCCGCTACCTCCCCTGATCTTCAACATCTCGGCTTACTCCGGAAGCTATGCGAGCCACTTCAAAGGATCGCCAGAGCTAACCACCGCGGCAACTTCACACTCTCGCCCCGGTAGCTACCCCATCGTCATCAAGCAGGGTTCCATGGCCGCCGTCGATGGCAGCGAACTGAAGTTTGTAAACGGCGTGCTCGATGTCATCCCGGCAGATGACATCGGCGCTAGGCTCACCAACGGGATCTCTTATCCTCCAGGATTCTTCAGCGGCCCGGGTGACTATGCGCTGCTCAACGTCACCAACAATCCAACAGCAAATCTAGTAGGCGACTGCGTGACCGACAACGCTGCCAACTTCGCCAAACTGCTAAGTCAAAACGGCAAGCGCATCCCCACCACCAGAAACGGAGGAGGTGCCCCACTTAATCTGTACTTTCCGCCCGGCTGCTACGCCACTAGCCAGCCGCTCACAATCTACGGCAGCTTCTGGCATCTCTGGGGAGCAGGCCCACAGCAGTCCATCATCAAGCTTCTCCCCAACTCGCCGGTATTCAACACAGGCTCCCCCACGCAGTTCTTCAGCCCGCAGAGCGCAGGGGGAAATGAAAACTTCTCCGAGTACCTCTTTAATCTAGGCTTCGAAATAGGCGCAGGGAATCCGAACGCAGTCCCCGTCACCACGGTACAAAACAACTCAGGAGTCTTTCGCAACGTACAGATCTGGGCCGACGACTCCAACTGTCCCTATGCGATGAACTTTCGTCGCGGCTTTCCCGGCCCTGCCTTCTTCAAGAACATCGCCATCTACGGATGCCAGAACGCCATCTCCAGCAATCAATCCGAATACAACGCCACCTTCGAAGGACTCACCACAGAAGGTCAGACGTCGACAGCCATAAATCTTCAAGCCTTCAAGATGAGTATCCGTCACTGGCTCAACGACAATCCTTCAACCGCTCTGGCCGCCGCCGGATCCACCACCGCAAACGTCTCCATTCTAGACTCAAAGTTCGTAAACGGCTCTCCGTCGACACCGGGAATCACCGTGGCGTCAGGCAGTTCTGTCTACATCAAAAACCTGGCTTCCAACGGCTACAACCCAACCGAAAACGACTCCGGCTCAGGCACGCCGGTCGCCCGCAACGGCAACATATCTCAGGCATGGACCGGCAATCCGCAGAGCGTCTTCAACGCGACGCAATCTCCGGACTCTCTCCATATCCCCGTCAACGAAACTCCAACGCCCTCCGACCCACCCGTCAACACCTGGACAAAACTCGGAGACGAGGTCACAACGTGGCCTGCACAGATCGCAGGCTCCAGATCAACGACCGTCTACACCGCTCCCGGTGTCTACACCACCTCTGGAACGACAAACATCACGGTGCCTGACACAGTCAACCACCTGCAATTCTTTCAATCGAAGTTCCAGAACGGAAAGCCGCAGATCGTCCTCACCATCGCAGGCAAATCCACCACTCCTTTGATCCTCGATGGCTGCCCTTATGAGTCCTGCCAGGTCGTCCACACCAGCGCCAGGCCCGTCGTCATTCTCGATTCCACTCTCACCAGTTACACCTCCAGCAACGGCGCCGGCGATCTTTACCTCGAGGACGACGAACTCAACTACCTCAACACCGGCTTCCCAACCTTCTACCCGTCGCAGCACGTATGGGCGAGACAACTCGACCTCGAGCAATCCCAGAACCAGAAGTTCCTCTGCCAGGGCGGCACTCTATGGATGCTCGGCTACAAAACAGAACAGGCATCGCCATCCATCGTCCTCACCAACAAGGCGCAGGCTGAGGTCTTCGGCTTTTTCTTCTATCAAAACAGGGGACCGCTCCAACCCGTCAGCGCAAACATCTATCTGACAGATTCCAGCCTCTTCGCCACCGGCTGGACCAAGGTAGACGTTCCGGGTCGCGGCCAGCCAAACTGGGTCATCGAAAATCAGAGTGGAAGATCCTCAACCTTCGCCACGCACGATACCATGACCTCCCAGCAACTCAACGTCTTCTACTCTTATGGAGGAGACACTCCCACCCGAGCAAAGCTTCGTGCCGTCGGCTCACCCACACGAAATCAAAACCAGAAGTAG